One window from the genome of Trabulsiella odontotermitis encodes:
- the slyB gene encoding outer membrane lipoprotein SlyB, with translation MMLRILAVSMVGLSLAGCVSSSGLSGDVYTASEAKQVQNVTYGTIVHVRPVQIQGGNDTNAIGAIGGAVLGGFLGNTIGGGTGRSLATAAGAVAGGVAGQGVQGAMNKTQGVELEIRKDDGNTIMVVQKQGDTRFSAGQRVAMASNGSQVTVSPR, from the coding sequence ATGATGTTACGTATTTTAGCCGTTTCTATGGTGGGTTTATCACTGGCTGGCTGTGTCAGCAGCAGTGGCCTGTCCGGAGACGTTTATACCGCATCCGAGGCAAAACAGGTTCAGAACGTGACCTACGGAACCATTGTCCACGTGCGTCCGGTCCAGATTCAGGGCGGTAATGATACCAACGCCATTGGTGCCATTGGCGGTGCTGTACTGGGTGGTTTCCTCGGGAATACCATCGGCGGCGGTACGGGTCGCTCGCTGGCAACGGCCGCAGGTGCCGTTGCAGGTGGCGTTGCAGGCCAGGGCGTTCAGGGTGCGATGAACAAAACCCAGGGGGTTGAGCTGGAAATCCGCAAAGATGACGGCAACACCATTATGGTTGTGCAGAAACAGGGTGATACCCGCTTCTCTGCCGGGCAGCGTGTTGCAATGGCCAGCAATGGTAGCCAGGTGACCGTTTCTCCACGTTAA
- a CDS encoding sensor domain-containing diguanylate cyclase has protein sequence MLNATRRYSRHAFLFITICITAVFIFFYLSMLTIRHTPGISTVIFPTMTIFLLVFHAMVAGFMLMKYICERRRLYLMPIACAFAGSALLMLGTLSSYPQWYLCNAGRLINYNDAIIFYFFRNIMMATLFVASVILFKFRSRDMHARHIHAWILFAIITFTASMIALSWFYSSKSSLLNVSFIDNLTYTFTPLWRNIIGWGLVAMWCVTLAILVYISRLRNIFWYSGGFFCVCFIVTLAVLLSSDHSAGYTWYQARFIETVTTLFLIFVLLCDVFNLYRKSHDKYLDSYQNSIRDPLTRLYNRSYFYDTLTQQLPGTTPARQLSVIVSDLDRFKRINDQYGHLQGDKVIQFVSGVLQNAVRDEDVAARIGGEEFALLLTNTSADEALNVAERIRQTICQQDPQNSGGQLPEPVTISMGVFTAAEYDLSAEECVQRADQAMYAAKEAGRNRVVVWQ, from the coding sequence ATGCTTAACGCTACGCGACGCTATTCACGCCACGCCTTTCTGTTTATTACTATTTGTATTACCGCTGTTTTTATCTTCTTTTACCTGTCAATGTTAACCATCAGGCATACACCGGGGATCAGCACCGTCATATTTCCGACGATGACGATATTTCTGTTAGTGTTTCATGCAATGGTCGCAGGCTTCATGCTTATGAAGTATATCTGCGAAAGACGACGCTTGTATCTGATGCCCATCGCCTGTGCCTTCGCCGGTTCCGCACTGCTGATGTTGGGCACGCTCAGCAGCTATCCGCAGTGGTATTTGTGTAACGCAGGGCGCTTAATTAATTACAATGATGCGATTATTTTCTACTTTTTCCGTAACATTATGATGGCAACATTATTTGTCGCCTCTGTCATATTATTCAAATTTCGTAGCCGTGATATGCATGCACGACATATTCATGCATGGATATTATTTGCCATTATCACATTCACAGCATCAATGATTGCGCTCTCCTGGTTTTACTCCAGCAAATCCTCATTACTCAATGTGAGTTTCATTGATAATTTAACCTATACTTTTACGCCACTGTGGCGAAATATTATTGGCTGGGGTCTGGTGGCGATGTGGTGCGTAACCCTCGCAATTCTGGTTTATATTTCGCGGTTGCGGAATATATTCTGGTACAGCGGCGGTTTCTTTTGCGTCTGTTTTATCGTGACGCTCGCGGTTTTACTGTCATCTGATCACAGCGCCGGTTACACCTGGTATCAGGCCCGCTTTATTGAAACTGTCACGACGCTGTTCCTGATTTTTGTCCTGCTGTGCGACGTGTTCAATCTCTACCGCAAATCTCACGACAAGTATCTCGATTCTTATCAGAATTCGATTCGCGACCCGCTGACCCGGCTTTACAACCGCAGCTACTTTTACGATACGTTAACTCAGCAGTTGCCTGGCACAACCCCTGCCCGTCAACTATCGGTCATCGTCAGCGATCTTGACCGTTTTAAACGCATTAACGACCAGTACGGTCATCTGCAGGGCGATAAGGTGATCCAGTTTGTCTCCGGCGTGTTGCAGAACGCTGTACGCGACGAGGATGTTGCTGCGAGGATCGGCGGCGAGGAATTTGCTCTGCTGCTGACCAACACGTCTGCCGACGAGGCGCTGAACGTGGCGGAACGTATCCGCCAGACTATTTGCCAGCAGGATCCGCAAAACAGCGGCGGCCAGTTGCCTGAACCGGTCACCATCAGCATGGGGGTCTTTACCGCGGCGGAGTATGATTTATCAGCTGAAGA